GTCCTTCCTGATCACAGTCCCCACCCTGATGCTCTGGGAGGAGCCACATCTCCCCAGCACTTTCCTCAGAGCTGCGGCCACCTCTTGATTCCTTCAAGCTGTAGATGAGTGGGTTGAGCATGGGGGTGAGGATGGTGTAGAAGGCGGACACCACTTTGTCCTTCTCCGGGGTGTGGTAGGAGTGGGGCAGCACGTTGGTGTAGAAGGCCGCCCCGTAGAACATGCTCACCACCGTGACGTGGGAGGAACACGTAGCAAAGGCTTTGCGCCGGCCCTCAGCAGAGTTCATCCGGTGGACAGTCAGGAGGATGCGCGTGTAGGACACGGAGATGACGGACAGAGGAGGGAGCAGCATCAGCACGCAGCAGGCATACATCAGGGTCTCGTAGAGCGACGTGTCTGTGCACGACAACCTCAGCACGGCTGGGATCTCACAGAAAAAGTGATTGATCTCTCGGGAGCTACAGAAGGGGAAACTCATAGTGACAGGAGTCAGCATGAACCCATCCAAGGAGCCGCCCGCCCAGGAGCCGAGCACCATGAATAAGCAGAGCCTGCGGTTCATGAGGAGAGGGTACCGGAGAGGGTCGCACACAGCCACGTACCGGTCATAGGCCATGAGACCCAGCAGGAAGAATTCCCCTCCAATCAGGGTCAGGTAGAGGAAGATCTGAAGTGCGCAGCCCAGGAAGGAAATGGTCTTGTCCTTGGACAGGAGGTCCTGGAGCATCTTGGGGACCGTGATACAGATGTAGATGGTGTCCATGATGGAGAGCTGGCTGAGCAAGAAGTACATGGGAGTGTGGAGGCGGGAGTCCACATGGATGAGCAGAATCATGAGCACGTTGGCTGTTATGGCcaccacaaagatggagaagaCTATTGCAAAGAGAAGCCCGGGGAAGGCAGGATGGGTGATGAGGCCTGTGAGGACGAAGTTAGTGGAGTTCTGGAGAAGGCCCTCCATGCCCATGGTCCATGAGAGCTCCGTGGGCTGTCGAGGCAGAAATCCGGCAGCTTATTTAACGACCTGACATGTAGGAAGAGCCCACCAGGAATAGGATGTCAGCAGCGTGTGATAAAGCAAAGATCACCTACTTCAGGATCATTTGAAATCCCAGTTTCAGTGTTAATGATCTGTATGATATTGGACAGAAAATCTCTCAACTAAATTTCATCAACTGTGAAAGCTCATCCTAGTTCTATACAGGCTGGATGTGAGATGTAAATGTAATAATTCATACAGTACCTGGTTTAGAATCGGCTTATTTTGATCTtctgaatacattttataatctTACCACTTTAGATTGAAAGTTTTCTGAGGGTGGTTACCGTGCCTTATTTCCCATTTCGCCTTGCAATACATGGTTTGGGTTTAAATTGTTCTCTGCATCTCCATTAAGATGATTGTATTAAGATCATACACAGATATCTAAACTTGTGACTTACGAAATTGGTAGAAAATATCTAGATAACTGACTTTTTTGGCTGCTGTTCCTAAACAGCTTTACAACAAGTCTGCAACCTCAAAGCAGTACAGATGAcctcatttgaggtcaggagccgCTGTCTTGTGGTTAGACTTTTGCCCTGCAAAGGGAGTTCATGTTTTAGTCATGGATTGCTATGAGACCTTGTGTTTTTCTCACAGACTAATATGGGGATCATAAATCTGGAAGGACCACCACAAACTGCTTCAGAGCAGGACGGACTTTAGTTTCCTTATCATGGTGTTCTGGTTGAcaatgaattctgctaaaattttaTGACTAGATACTGCATCATATCACTCGATGGACTTAATCTTCTCTTGTTTAACCAAAACGTTAGCGTTTCTGACAGAGTGGCATTCTGAACCTGTCCTAGTGTAATATCTTCCCAGGAATCCACTGCTAGTTGGGTTTTTTCCTCAAATTTCTCTACCATTTTGCTGCTCCTTCATGTCTCTAAAAATAACTAgtcagttgcagtggctcacacctgtagtcccagcacttcgggtggctgaagcaggcagatcacctgaggtcaggacttcgagaccagcctggccaacatggtgaaacctcatctctactaaaaatacaaaagttagtcgggCTTGGGGGCAGGTGGctgtaaaatcccagctactcgggaggctgaggaaggagaatcggtTGGGcgggggaggcggaggttgcagtgagccgagatcatgccattgcactccagcctgcggacaagagcgagacttcgtctcaaaaaacaaaacataacaaagaaTCTATAGCTGGTAAAGACATTTCTGAACTCAAGACAGCAGTATCAAGCATTCCTTGAACTAAATGGAATGAGTTCTCATGCTTTGAGTAACGTGAATGTGTGTTCTTTTGATATGTTCAGGAATATTGAGGGATGAATTGTTCCTTTTAGATTATGGTGTACCTCTTCTCATTTTAGTGACAGGATTACTGAAGAAATGTTTCTGTAAAACGTTTTGGCCACCAATACTACAAATATATCTGAATCTTTTGGTTCCagaatagtcaaatttatagTCTCTGAAGCAtcaagaaggaataaattccCCTTACGTTGAAGCAAAAACAATAGGAACAGTAGACAGTTTTCCTTCTTAGTGCTCAAAGATGGAGATGTGTGTAATAGACCTAAAAGATGAGTAaactttcaaagagaaaaaaagcaatttttgtgTTGGTCTGTGCTGAAACTTCAATTAATCACACCTTggttgagaagaaaaaatatatatgagcaTCAAATATTAACTCCTGTCAAGCTTGATAGTCAGTTACTTTTGCCTTCTCTAATAGGTGTAAGATTTTCTTGTGATAGCCACAGGTTTGAGTCATGGGTCAAGAgactatttaaatataaaattccatttatagtGGCTTTTGCAACAGCTTGTTGGAAAAGTATTAATCTGGCAGACAATAAGTTTATCTTGACCCATATCTATTGTTTCACTTAAATGCATTATGGATATTATATATTAGTTACTATAGTGTTAGCTTACAATCatcctttaaaaatacactttgagAAACTGAAATAGGCAAGACAGACATGAAAGTgacttaaaataattacttttgaaTCAGAACACAAGTCAAATCATTTTGTTTCATATAAATAATCAGACTACACTTCACAAGGTATTCAAAGGGGAGGCAAAACAGTCTATTGCCTCAAATGTCTGATAGAAGAGTAAACCATTTTCAACTCCCAGATCTTATCTCATTGTAGATCCCAGAATAGAAGAGTAAAAagctgaaatagaaaaatatgattttagcCAACCTCCCTTATTTTTATACAACCAAGACTGTTTAAAAAAGATTAGAGATTGcttgtgttgtgtgtatatgcGTGTAGAGTGTTCATATGTGAGTGCGCATGGCATGGGTAGGGATGTGTGTAGGGAGCAGCCCCGCTGAAGAGCAGAACACTACACTGGCTGGGCGCAAACGAGCAATTCACCCATTTCAATGAAGCCAATATTGAGAACCAAATGTGACATGTTCAAATGCGAGCCTGATATTGTTCCATAGGATACTGGGCATTGCAAGTAGGCAGATAAAGTATCTGCATTATGAAAAAATTTGTTATCAGTTACTTCTGTTTAAGTCAGTTCCGGGCAtctaaatgttaacatttgagtTGTTGCTATTTAACATGTGTGGTTTGGCTTATTCACACACACAAGATCCTAGATTCCATTCCCCATCAGGTCATCTTTCCTCCACTATGATTATTCTCCACTCTAAGACCCTTAGGTTTTTTCCTATTTCCCTCATCtagtctttccaaaaaaaaaaaaaaaaaggcttttgaaagagaggaagataaaaaagaaagatttccatGATCGAAGCTTCAGGCCTCTCTGCTGTTCAAGGCAGGGAACGCTTTGTCCCCAGTGCAGGTTAGAACATAACCCAGAAACCCTGACCCCCAGGACCAGTTATAACGTCACCCAGTGTTGCAGCATAATTATCTGGCAGGAACGGGAGGGCGGGAAGATCGAGCCCAGAGGTGGAGGACACCGTGAACAGGAGCTCTGCATCTGTTATCTGCACACTTGGGGCTGATGGGTAAGGGATGAGTGAGCTCACCAAGAGGCATTTATTCTACCTGCGGTCTGCCACATGGCGAGAAGCGGGAAAGAGAATGAGGAGAATCTCCCTGCAGGGTGCCAGGTGATCAAAGCTGGATGTTTCAGGACAACAGTCCTGGGGTTGTTCTGGGAGAAGCCACAGAAATCAAGCACAATTGGTGACTCACTGAAAATTTTATGAACAGATCTCCAAGGGAGGTCAGATGTTATTCTACCAGGAAGAGCTTCGTGCAATTCATTGACACCCCTTTCCGGGAATTCAGCATGACGAGAGCTAAGAATCAGCCAGTGTCCCTTCTGTGGCAATCCAGCTGCTAACCAGAACTGACCTTCTCCACTTGACACAATTTACCTGCAGAGCTTTAAAGGGAGGGGTTTTCCATTCCATCCTTGGAGACAGAACGCCTCAAGTGCAAACACATTCCGTGTTCAAGACACTCACCTAGTACTGTGTGAGCTAAGATTAATAGCAACTGACAATATTCTTAAGGGGTATATAGCTAAGTTTGATTAATGTATCATATCAAAAATCCTCATAAAAGCAAATCATTTTAAGTCTAAAGTGGggatttctaaaaatgaaaatatgttggGGACTATTTTAAAAGGTGTTTAACCACAAATAACAGCTAATGCCGTTGTGCTTTACTCAGCTGTCAAAATCGCTTTGGGGATGACATGCATAGTTACTTCTCCAGACCTCAGTGTTTTCATTTCAGTAAAAGAATGGATTAGTAAAATGTTGGTGACACGCCAAAGTGCCACATGGCTCTAACAGTCATCATTTGTCACTGAATGAGAAAAAGGGGGCCAAGTATAGTATATTGGGGTCGTCTTTCTGCTTTGATTAAAGCTTGTAAGAGAAGATAATGGTGTGAAAGGCACTAAGAAGATagaggaagagaaacaggaagTTGTGATATTCCCCAAACCATAAAGAACAGGGCTTTACATGTGCCGGGTAGTTTAGTTTTACAACATACATGAAGTCACAGCAAACAAGATGCTACACATCAGCTTGAGTAGTGGACAGAGGTACAGATTCCCCTTATCTGTGGGAGACAGTTTAAGACCCCCCCACTGTGGATGTCTGGAACTGCAGACAGCACTGAGCCCTATACATACACCATATTCTATCCatgcatacatacctatgatCAAGTTGAATTTATAGATTAGGCACAGTAAGGAAGGGATtgacaataaaatagaacagCTAAGACAATATACTGTGGCTATAACTTAGTTTGATGTGTCACAGCAAAACTTGCAGTTTTCTTCCTTCGTGATCTCAAAGAAAGTTTTTCTTAACGTAGATCTTGGCAAACTCAGCTTATGAGTTTAAgtcaagaactttcacctttttacTTAAAGCACCTTACAGTCTCTCCGGCACATCTAAATTGCCAGCTTCACGGCTCCATCTCTTCGGGGCCGTTAAGAAAAATTACTGAGTTACTTGAATCCAAGCACTGTGAGGCCCCGCCACAGTCGATGACCCAGACAGCTACTGAATGACTCGGGGTAGCACAGACAGCGTGAAGAAGCCAGACCAAAGGACGATCCGTGTCCTCTGCAGGACAAGAGTTCATCATACTCAAGATGGTGTGCAATTGAAATTTGAGTtgagatttttcatttaatatttttgtaaacaTGGTAAATAGCAGGAACCTGGCCAATTGCAGGTAACTAAAACTGGAAATGAAAGTGTTAAAGAATTCCGACAGTTTTCCTCTTATCTCAAAAGGTTCACCCAAGGGCTAGAGGGACTAAAATAGTCTTAAAGCACAAAACTTAAAGACAATCTAAGTGATCACTGCTTTGAAGACAGTGTATTGCAAGAACCAGAAGACAGGAGTCAGTCCAGTTAAACAGTGCAACACTGGAGAGGGAAACCGGTCTGATTCCAAAACTCGAGACTGAAAGACGACAGTGTAAATGTCAGAAAAAGGCTCGAAAGCAGGAATCAGGCACCTGGGGTGAAAGAAAGGGGAGAGTCCGGTCTAACCACAGCTGAAGAGCCCACGGAGAGCTGAGGTGTGTGGGTTGGAGCGCAGCTGGAAAGTGAAGGTGGAGAGACCAGAGGCTCAGTGTTGAGAAATAAGGTGTAAATGGGAATTGTTTCAGTAGGAAAGTTACATGCTGAAATAGGCACGTACAAAAGATCTAGCAGTTTTACTCTCCACAGCAACCTAGTATTCCAAGGATGtgaatttctcttttcctttaccTTATATCTCCAGTTCTAATTACATACTGCCTTAGATATCCCACTCTACCTGcatatttttaaggattttatcTTAAGGCACATGTGGATGCCTTATGGGGTAAATAAAAGAGGAAggttaggaaaaaaatcaaattttcctCCAAGCATGCAGAAAGTCTTCAGTGACACCTAAATGCATATGAAAGGGAGCAATTGtcatttaacaaaatgtaaattaaaattttaacaaaatattcagAGGGCAATCTATGCTTATCCAATAATATGCACCCTTGCTACCAGTTAAAGTCTGAAACTTTCTTCCAGCTGTCAGCTCTTACACGCCATTTTCCTCCAGTAAATCTATTCATGTTCTTCTAAACTATTAGATTTCCCTTAGCTTCCCACGTTTCATGCCAAATGCCCTTTTTCAGTCATCTGCTTGCCGATTAGTGAATATATGCATTTATGCTTCTTAATCCTGAGAAGGACCACTGCCCTCAGTTATCAGCAGATAAGCTCACAGTAAGGTGGCCTTCTATACCTAAAGAAAACATCCCAATATCTGGGTAATGTTCTGGTTTTCATGAAATCTAAGATCCTACCTCAGAGAATCTGGGTCCACGTCTTTCTAAAGCAGCAGTGGAAAGTCAGACTTAAATACATGTGTGTGGGGGTGAGGCTAGGTCAGAAAGTCTTTTCACTAATAGATTCCCACATCCCCCAGGAAGAATTCCCGGGTTAGCAGTTAATCCAGGTTGACTGGGTTtaccacatgaattttagaagcaGCCCATCCTTTCTTGCAGAGGGTGCATTGTTTTCCCAAGTGAAGGACTGGAATTGTTTGCTATTTCGTCATGAAAATGTCTTACTGAATCTTGGCATCTCTCCAGAGATTGAGAAGTGATATGGGGATAAGAGCCTTGCTCTAAATTGAAAATTAGATTTCAAATCTTTAGAAATATAGAAGCTATGACAAACTAAAAAAGCTCTCAAAAGTCACTAGCCTATTTTGTTTggggagaaatatttaaaagttataaatataaGTGTGAACCAGAGAGCACTGGAGCCAAGTCTCAGTGTAGAGGTTTCTggtgccaaggttgaggatgcacctggaaaaagaacacaaaatgacAGGAGCATCTGAGATTTG
This region of Macaca fascicularis isolate 582-1 chromosome 1, T2T-MFA8v1.1 genomic DNA includes:
- the LOC123572880 gene encoding olfactory receptor 2T2, producing the protein MGMEGLLQNSTNFVLTGLITHPAFPGLLFAIVFSIFVVAITANVLMILLIHVDSRLHTPMYFLLSQLSIMDTIYICITVPKMLQDLLSKDKTISFLGCALQIFLYLTLIGGEFFLLGLMAYDRYVAVCDPLRYPLLMNRRLCLFMVLGSWAGGSLDGFMLTPVTMSFPFCSSREINHFFCEIPAVLRLSCTDTSLYETLMYACCVLMLLPPLSVISVSYTRILLTVHRMNSAEGRRKAFATCSSHVTVVSMFYGAAFYTNVLPHSYHTPEKDKVVSAFYTILTPMLNPLIYSLKESRGGRSSEESAGEMWLLPEHQGGDCDQEGLAGTLQTSAVLRPMMQLFQKIRYWF